From a single Shewanella denitrificans OS217 genomic region:
- the gshA gene encoding glutamate--cysteine ligase, which produces MSFNNTVDQLSDAQGREALLGMFRGIEREALRIGTDGQLATDPHPNALGSALTHSRITTDYSESLLEFITPVHQSIDALLEDLTQTHAFSVRNLNGQKLWPVSMPCYVGDEKNIPIAQYGSSNTGMMKTLYRKGLTHRYGALMQIISGVHFNFSVSNELWQRLYELSDTKLGLNDFISESYFGLIRNYRRLVWVLPYLFGSSPAICSSFIKDQEFDFEFMKTGKGTLYLPYATSLRMSDLGYTNKEQDTLNISYNSLPEYLTGIRAAIKMPSKKFEKIGVKVDNEYQQLNSNILQIENEFYSPIRAKRVTKRGEKPSDALSRAGVEYIEVRALDVNPFSPVGIDANQVRFLDLFLLHCLLSPSAPSYGEEEGEMTANLKAVVLEGRKPGLELTKAGEPISMSIWLQQLFDALVPLAKLLDGEHEYAYQTALSTWEKTIADPTKTLSGRVLDEIITKGTDHFSWVKTLAEDYHSFLSQYPLSNEVTERYKTDATSSLVAQRELEASSNQPFSAYLDDYFSMSDKA; this is translated from the coding sequence ATGTCATTCAATAACACTGTCGACCAACTCAGTGATGCACAGGGCCGTGAAGCCTTATTAGGTATGTTTCGCGGCATAGAGCGTGAAGCACTGCGTATTGGTACCGATGGTCAGCTAGCCACAGACCCCCATCCTAACGCATTAGGTTCGGCATTAACCCATTCTCGGATCACCACAGATTACAGCGAATCCTTGCTCGAATTTATTACTCCTGTCCATCAAAGCATAGATGCACTATTAGAAGATCTCACTCAGACTCATGCCTTTAGTGTGCGTAACCTTAACGGTCAGAAATTATGGCCTGTGAGCATGCCTTGTTATGTGGGTGATGAGAAAAATATTCCCATAGCCCAATATGGCAGCTCAAATACCGGTATGATGAAAACCTTATATCGTAAGGGCCTAACTCATAGATACGGCGCATTAATGCAGATAATTTCTGGGGTTCATTTTAATTTTTCTGTGTCTAATGAGCTGTGGCAGCGCCTCTATGAACTTAGCGACACTAAGCTTGGACTCAATGATTTTATTTCAGAATCCTATTTCGGTTTGATCCGCAATTATCGCCGTTTGGTGTGGGTGTTACCCTACCTTTTTGGTTCATCTCCGGCCATATGCAGCTCTTTCATTAAGGATCAAGAATTCGATTTTGAGTTTATGAAGACCGGTAAAGGCACCTTGTATTTACCCTATGCCACCTCATTGCGTATGAGCGACTTAGGCTATACCAACAAAGAGCAAGATACCCTTAATATTAGCTATAACTCTTTACCTGAATACTTAACTGGCATTCGTGCGGCGATTAAGATGCCCTCGAAGAAATTCGAAAAAATTGGCGTCAAAGTCGATAACGAATATCAGCAGCTCAATAGCAACATTTTACAAATCGAGAATGAGTTCTACTCGCCTATTCGTGCTAAACGCGTTACTAAACGGGGTGAAAAACCTTCAGATGCGCTGTCTCGTGCTGGGGTTGAGTACATAGAAGTCAGGGCACTGGACGTGAATCCATTTAGCCCAGTTGGCATAGATGCAAACCAAGTGCGCTTCTTGGATTTATTCTTACTGCATTGCCTGCTAAGTCCATCAGCGCCAAGTTATGGCGAAGAAGAAGGTGAAATGACTGCCAATTTAAAGGCAGTGGTACTCGAAGGTCGTAAACCTGGACTTGAGCTCACTAAAGCCGGTGAACCTATCTCTATGTCAATCTGGTTACAGCAGCTATTCGATGCTTTAGTTCCCTTAGCAAAACTGCTGGATGGTGAGCATGAATATGCGTATCAGACCGCATTATCGACCTGGGAAAAAACCATTGCGGATCCCACTAAGACGCTGTCGGGTCGCGTCTTGGATGAAATCATCACCAAGGGCACAGATCATTTCAGTTGGGTGAAAACCTTAGCTGAGGATTACCACAGTTTCTTGAGCCAATATCCGTTATCTAATGAAGTGACTGAGCGCTACAAAACAGACGCTACATCATCCCTTGTGGCTCAACGGGAGCTAGAGGCCAGTTCAAACCAACCCTTTAGTGCCTATTTAGATGACTATTTCTCAATGTCAGACAAGGCATAG
- a CDS encoding sensor domain-containing diguanylate cyclase, with protein sequence MKQQDSLKRKKIDTLDFRYHIVLLVLPLILFSLVFTFAMPSSQHDFLSLSLICIVYLFGYSLSYYLHQGRIIRLWQHLEQVVNINDATYELVHLSSQYQDEHAFLDALLNKAVGVIDGAEMGSIILVNPRTNELKFECTVGLDLLQLQKLKFHLEQSFEFRLTDGRCDRVVVIDNMQHVNAASNLTQEEQDILLTAATQPIRSTLSSPIHIDGKLYAMLNLDSGNYGAFNDYDRNLVGILTHEASNAIALYQKSQQIQKLANTDPLTGLYNRKRFEERLSQWQHKPQLGSFLVILDMDNLKTINDIHGHQAGDHAITALADAMKTIWPHKALLGRFGGDEFVLICHGPEHKLVKELAELAALLDNPKAGFKVQFSAGIADYQGDWHQAFKQADSAMYLEKRTKKSLKQA encoded by the coding sequence GTGAAGCAACAGGACAGCCTCAAGCGAAAAAAAATAGACACGTTAGATTTTAGATACCACATAGTATTATTAGTGTTACCACTGATTTTATTTTCTTTGGTGTTTACTTTCGCGATGCCGAGCAGTCAACATGACTTTTTATCTTTATCACTTATCTGCATTGTGTACCTGTTTGGCTATAGCCTAAGTTATTACCTGCACCAAGGCCGCATCATTCGCTTATGGCAACACTTAGAGCAAGTGGTCAATATCAATGATGCCACCTACGAACTGGTCCATCTTTCCAGCCAATACCAAGACGAACACGCCTTCTTAGATGCGCTACTCAATAAAGCCGTTGGGGTTATCGATGGCGCCGAAATGGGCAGCATCATTTTAGTCAACCCAAGAACGAACGAACTCAAATTTGAATGTACTGTTGGGTTAGACTTATTGCAGTTACAAAAGCTTAAATTTCATCTAGAACAGTCGTTTGAGTTTAGATTAACCGATGGCCGCTGCGATCGCGTCGTGGTCATAGATAATATGCAACACGTTAATGCCGCCAGTAACTTAACCCAAGAAGAGCAAGATATCTTATTAACGGCAGCAACCCAGCCCATTCGCTCCACCTTGTCCAGCCCTATCCACATTGACGGCAAACTCTACGCCATGCTCAACCTTGACAGTGGCAATTACGGCGCCTTTAACGACTATGATCGAAACTTGGTGGGAATTTTAACCCATGAGGCCAGCAACGCTATTGCCTTATACCAAAAATCACAACAAATACAAAAGCTGGCTAATACAGATCCGTTAACAGGCTTATATAACCGTAAACGATTCGAAGAAAGATTAAGCCAATGGCAGCACAAGCCGCAGCTGGGCAGTTTCTTAGTGATCTTAGATATGGACAACCTCAAGACAATCAACGATATTCATGGCCATCAAGCAGGCGATCATGCCATCACAGCCTTAGCCGATGCCATGAAAACTATCTGGCCACATAAAGCCTTATTAGGCCGTTTTGGTGGCGATGAATTTGTGCTTATCTGCCATGGTCCTGAACATAAACTGGTTAAAGAGCTTGCCGAATTAGCCGCACTTCTAGATAACCCCAAGGCTGGATTTAAAGTGCAATTTAGTGCAGGGATTGCCGACTACCAAGGAGATTGGCATCAGGCATTTAAACAAGCAGATTCTGCCATGTACCTTGAGAAACGCACTAAAAAGAGCTTAAAGCAAGCATAA
- the purK gene encoding 5-(carboxyamino)imidazole ribonucleotide synthase, with amino-acid sequence MKQPHTIWVLGNGQLGAMMAHAGERLALHVKPVDIMSPQAEPLVLGQDDIITVEREQWPESSISLQLSQHCHFINGPVFARLADRYSQKSLLDELAIATAPWELVQQETQSAALHQRYGGRVLLKRRTGGYDGKGQHWLKQPEKTDIPADWRDEAIAEQAINFDEEVSLVGARTQDGRCVFYPLTLNLHQDGILMASVAPLARLESLQTKAQAMLSCIMNELNYVGVMAMECFKIGDDLLVNELAPRVHNSGHWTQSACHISQFEMHLRAIAGLPMPEPKVNYPAVMINLIGVEKDNNWLSLSNGELFWYDKAVRPGRKVGHLNLSAQDEVELSQSLKLLSLWLPEQYQAPLEWAAKASRS; translated from the coding sequence ATGAAACAGCCACACACTATCTGGGTTTTAGGTAATGGACAGCTAGGTGCCATGATGGCTCACGCCGGTGAGCGCTTAGCCTTGCATGTTAAACCGGTTGATATTATGTCGCCTCAGGCTGAACCCCTTGTCTTAGGTCAGGATGACATCATCACCGTCGAGCGCGAGCAATGGCCAGAGTCCAGCATTAGTTTGCAATTAAGTCAGCATTGCCATTTTATTAATGGCCCTGTATTTGCTCGACTTGCCGACAGATACAGCCAAAAATCCTTACTTGATGAACTTGCCATCGCCACCGCGCCTTGGGAGTTAGTCCAGCAAGAGACTCAATCGGCAGCGTTACATCAACGCTATGGCGGGCGCGTGTTACTCAAGCGCCGTACTGGCGGCTATGATGGTAAAGGTCAGCACTGGTTGAAGCAGCCTGAGAAAACGGATATTCCAGCCGATTGGCGCGATGAGGCCATTGCAGAGCAAGCGATTAATTTCGATGAAGAAGTCTCGCTTGTGGGCGCGAGAACCCAAGACGGGCGCTGCGTGTTTTACCCTTTGACTCTCAATCTGCATCAAGACGGTATATTAATGGCTTCTGTCGCCCCTTTAGCGCGGCTTGAGTCATTGCAAACCAAGGCGCAAGCCATGTTAAGCTGCATAATGAATGAGCTTAACTATGTCGGCGTGATGGCCATGGAATGCTTTAAAATCGGCGATGATTTACTGGTCAATGAGCTTGCCCCGCGAGTGCACAACTCGGGCCACTGGACCCAGAGTGCTTGTCATATCAGTCAGTTCGAAATGCATTTACGGGCTATTGCTGGCTTGCCTATGCCTGAACCTAAGGTGAATTACCCGGCGGTAATGATAAATCTTATCGGGGTAGAAAAAGACAATAACTGGCTAAGCCTGAGCAATGGTGAGCTTTTTTGGTATGACAAAGCAGTACGGCCTGGCCGCAAGGTCGGACACCTTAATTTATCTGCCCAAGATGAGGTTGAGCTAAGCCAGAGCCTTAAATTGCTGTCATTATGGCTACCAGAGCAATACCAAGCGCCACTTGAGTGGGCCGCCAAGGCCAGTCGCAGTTAA
- the purE gene encoding 5-(carboxyamino)imidazole ribonucleotide mutase, with protein sequence MSAQVAIVMGSKSDWPTMEAAADILDLLQVPYHVEVVSAHRTPDKLMEFASAAVKSGFKIIIGGAGGAAHLPGMIAAKTRLPVLGVPVQSKALSGMDSLLSIVQMPKGIAVGTLAIGTAGAFNAGLLAAQMLANHDAQLAARLDAFREQQTRTVLENPDPRVD encoded by the coding sequence ATGTCAGCCCAAGTTGCAATCGTTATGGGTTCTAAGAGTGATTGGCCGACCATGGAAGCCGCTGCCGATATTTTAGATTTACTGCAAGTGCCCTACCATGTGGAAGTTGTCTCGGCGCACCGCACTCCGGATAAGTTAATGGAATTTGCCAGTGCCGCAGTAAAGTCCGGCTTTAAAATTATCATAGGCGGCGCTGGCGGCGCGGCTCATCTACCAGGCATGATTGCCGCTAAGACTCGCCTTCCTGTACTCGGGGTACCCGTGCAAAGTAAAGCCCTGTCAGGCATGGACAGCTTATTATCCATAGTACAAATGCCTAAAGGCATAGCCGTTGGCACACTGGCTATTGGCACAGCTGGGGCGTTTAACGCCGGATTACTCGCCGCACAAATGTTGGCAAACCATGATGCACAGCTTGCGGCACGTCTTGATGCCTTTAGAGAGCAACAAACCCGCACCGTATTAGAGAATCCCGATCCGAGAGTCGATTAA
- a CDS encoding OsmC family protein gives MGFQLTVSWDNSVQVADDFSRDHKITYGSGQVIHASSAPEYKGSEDKINPEENLLAALSSCHMLTFLAIAHLKRLPVASYVDEASADLGKTESGKLAVTKMILNPKVVFAEGVNVDHETLAKMHDKAHVNCFIANSLRSEVEINF, from the coding sequence ATGGGATTTCAACTCACGGTAAGCTGGGACAACTCAGTGCAAGTGGCTGACGATTTTAGCCGCGATCATAAAATCACCTATGGCAGTGGCCAAGTGATCCACGCTTCTTCTGCGCCTGAATACAAGGGCAGCGAAGATAAAATCAACCCTGAAGAGAACTTGCTCGCTGCACTATCGTCTTGCCATATGCTGACGTTTCTAGCCATAGCCCATTTAAAACGTTTGCCGGTAGCCAGTTATGTGGATGAGGCCAGTGCCGATTTAGGTAAAACCGAATCTGGAAAACTTGCCGTGACCAAGATGATCTTAAACCCCAAAGTCGTGTTTGCAGAAGGAGTCAATGTCGATCATGAGACCTTAGCCAAGATGCACGATAAAGCCCACGTTAACTGTTTTATCGCCAACAGCTTACGCTCAGAGGTCGAAATTAATTTTTAG
- the hpf gene encoding ribosome hibernation-promoting factor, HPF/YfiA family, protein MKINLSGHHVEVTDTVKEHVNEKFAKLATHFPTLIGLDIIIAKEHGEFDVEISTKYEGGRISAKGNNAVMYPAISMAAKKLDAALKHRKGLLKADLHQKPNVTTPEIAHEIVQGMDLS, encoded by the coding sequence ATGAAAATAAATCTTTCTGGTCACCATGTTGAAGTCACTGATACCGTTAAAGAACACGTCAATGAGAAGTTCGCTAAGCTTGCCACCCATTTTCCCACTCTTATTGGTTTAGACATCATCATTGCCAAAGAACATGGTGAATTTGATGTGGAAATAAGCACTAAATATGAAGGCGGCCGTATTTCGGCTAAAGGCAATAATGCTGTGATGTATCCTGCTATTTCCATGGCAGCGAAGAAATTGGATGCCGCGCTAAAACATCGTAAAGGTCTACTCAAAGCCGATTTACATCAAAAACCCAATGTTACCACCCCTGAAATCGCCCATGAGATAGTGCAAGGCATGGACTTAAGTTAG
- a CDS encoding YebC/PmpR family DNA-binding transcriptional regulator, whose amino-acid sequence MGRAYQNKKESMAKTAGQKTRIYSRYGKEIYICAKQGGVDPDGNLALRSLIARAKKDQVPAHVIERGIEKARGGGGEDYDTARYEGFGPGGCMVIVDCLTDNGKRTFTEVRQAFVKNDAKLGGPGTVGHMFDHQAVFVFEGDDDEAILELLMMADVDVTDVELDDGIISVFAPVSEFSNARIALTEAFPDIDFKVENLAFVPQTMTEITGEDIETFEKFLAALDDCDDVQNVYHNAEIAD is encoded by the coding sequence ATGGGCAGAGCATATCAAAATAAGAAAGAGTCCATGGCCAAAACCGCTGGCCAGAAGACGCGCATTTACTCACGTTACGGTAAAGAGATTTACATATGTGCTAAACAAGGTGGCGTTGACCCCGATGGTAATTTAGCCCTTCGCAGCTTGATTGCCCGCGCGAAGAAAGATCAGGTGCCGGCACACGTTATCGAACGTGGCATTGAAAAAGCCCGTGGTGGTGGCGGTGAAGATTATGATACAGCCCGTTATGAAGGTTTTGGCCCAGGTGGCTGCATGGTCATTGTTGACTGCTTAACCGATAACGGTAAGCGTACCTTCACCGAAGTGCGTCAGGCCTTCGTGAAAAATGATGCCAAACTGGGTGGCCCAGGTACTGTTGGGCACATGTTCGATCATCAGGCGGTATTCGTATTTGAAGGTGATGACGATGAAGCCATCTTAGAACTACTGATGATGGCTGACGTCGATGTGACCGATGTCGAGCTAGACGATGGTATTATCAGCGTATTTGCCCCTGTATCTGAGTTTAGCAATGCGCGTATCGCCTTAACAGAAGCCTTTCCAGACATAGATTTCAAGGTAGAGAACTTAGCCTTTGTGCCCCAGACCATGACTGAAATCACAGGTGAAGACATTGAAACATTTGAGAAATTTTTAGCCGCACTTGATGATTGTGATGACGTACAGAACGTTTATCATAATGCCGAAATTGCCGATTAG
- a CDS encoding TIGR02922 family protein — protein sequence MSDLQKLATPEMAPKTAVVTVLYYEAPAGLIMHNEVLTGLTVSESGRVMIPQEFRRGKSIIAVLEGQCTILNSLGERVYSQNVIG from the coding sequence ATGTCAGATCTACAGAAGTTAGCAACGCCAGAAATGGCCCCTAAGACAGCGGTCGTCACTGTGCTGTATTATGAAGCACCTGCAGGGCTTATCATGCACAATGAAGTGTTAACAGGCTTGACTGTGAGTGAATCAGGACGTGTGATGATCCCGCAGGAATTTCGCCGTGGAAAATCCATTATTGCCGTTTTAGAAGGTCAATGTACCATATTGAACTCTTTGGGTGAGCGGGTCTATTCACAGAATGTCATTGGTTAA
- a CDS encoding TetR/AcrR family transcriptional regulator, translating to MRNAEFDRKAVLCAAMSVFTAKGYAKTSMQDLTKATGLHPGSIYCAFENKKGLLIAAIGQYQDERHQQFVRLFDNDAPCLSNLSNYLTEIVDECLSQDMSKACLLTKTLNEVGSQDEEIKTLITANLTAWQAALTAVFSLAQKNNEIDSQANSQELAQYLMMGIYGLRTFAHTHKDGQQLAQLAKKLLADVSR from the coding sequence ATGAGAAATGCCGAGTTCGACCGCAAAGCCGTATTGTGTGCCGCCATGAGTGTGTTCACCGCCAAAGGCTATGCGAAAACCAGCATGCAAGATCTCACCAAAGCCACAGGACTGCACCCGGGCTCCATCTATTGTGCATTTGAAAATAAGAAAGGCTTATTGATTGCGGCCATAGGTCAGTATCAGGATGAACGTCATCAGCAGTTTGTCCGCCTATTTGACAATGACGCCCCATGTTTAAGTAATTTAAGCAATTACTTAACTGAAATCGTCGATGAGTGTTTATCTCAAGATATGAGCAAGGCCTGTCTGCTGACAAAAACCTTGAATGAAGTGGGTTCGCAAGATGAAGAGATTAAAACGCTGATCACCGCAAATTTAACCGCTTGGCAAGCAGCGCTCACGGCAGTGTTTAGCTTAGCCCAAAAAAATAACGAAATTGACAGCCAAGCCAATAGCCAAGAATTAGCGCAATATTTGATGATGGGTATTTATGGGCTGAGAACCTTTGCTCACACTCACAAGGATGGCCAACAACTAGCTCAACTGGCAAAGAAACTGTTAGCCGATGTCAGTCGCTAA
- a CDS encoding alkene reductase has translation MSANLFQAYKLNSSLTLSNKILMAPLTRCMADNDLVPTQAMADYYARRADAGLIISEATIIRPDGQGYPNTPGLFTPAQILGWRTVTDAVHSKGGKIFAQLWHTGRVAHPHFFGGGKVLSASAQAVEGSVPRMRELTYQTPTPASLADIKQLVADYAQAAANAIDAGFDGVEIHGANGYLIDQFLHHESNRREDEYGQTPANMSRFALEVVDAITARIGADRTALRLSPGAYFNMGADKRDREVFDYLLPELEKRELAFLHIGIFDDAMEFDYLGGSASSYVRSIYQGTLVGVGSYTAQTGDAAIAADKFDLLAIGRPFIANPDYVARVRQGQELVAYSDAMLAELV, from the coding sequence ATGTCAGCGAATTTATTTCAGGCTTATAAACTTAATAGCAGCTTAACCCTATCGAACAAAATCTTAATGGCACCACTGACTCGCTGCATGGCAGACAATGACCTAGTGCCCACTCAAGCCATGGCCGATTATTATGCCCGCCGAGCAGACGCTGGGCTGATTATTAGCGAAGCCACTATCATTAGGCCAGATGGCCAAGGCTACCCTAATACCCCAGGTTTGTTTACCCCTGCGCAAATTCTAGGTTGGCGCACTGTCACAGATGCAGTGCACAGTAAAGGCGGCAAAATTTTTGCGCAGCTTTGGCACACAGGCCGAGTGGCACATCCACACTTTTTCGGCGGCGGAAAAGTATTATCTGCATCTGCACAAGCGGTCGAAGGAAGCGTACCTAGAATGCGAGAGTTAACCTATCAAACTCCAACTCCAGCGAGCCTCGCTGATATTAAGCAACTGGTTGCCGATTACGCCCAAGCTGCGGCTAATGCCATCGATGCAGGTTTCGATGGGGTAGAAATACACGGTGCTAACGGCTATTTAATCGATCAGTTCTTACATCATGAGAGTAACCGACGCGAGGATGAATATGGCCAAACCCCGGCTAATATGTCGCGCTTTGCCCTTGAAGTGGTGGATGCCATCACAGCCCGTATTGGCGCCGACAGAACGGCACTGCGCCTTTCTCCTGGTGCATATTTTAATATGGGCGCAGATAAGCGAGACCGTGAGGTGTTCGATTATTTATTGCCTGAACTTGAAAAACGCGAATTAGCCTTCTTACACATAGGTATTTTTGACGATGCCATGGAGTTTGATTACTTGGGCGGCAGCGCATCGAGTTATGTTCGCAGTATTTACCAAGGCACACTCGTGGGCGTTGGCAGTTACACGGCGCAAACCGGTGATGCAGCCATTGCGGCTGACAAGTTTGATTTACTGGCCATAGGCAGACCCTTTATCGCTAACCCAGATTACGTGGCTCGCGTGCGTCAAGGTCAAGAGCTGGTGGCCTATTCAGATGCCATGTTAGCCGAATTAGTTTAA
- a CDS encoding diacylglycerol/lipid kinase family protein, producing MNKVLKKVLLVVNPMANKHKASWQTTLIQALALRQWPYQLYQTSSCLIQNQAFFSDNLAQFSDVIVLGGDGTLHIVANCLAYTDIPMSFIPCGTGNDFARSWYGDISDEQLLGCVLDGQVNSISLGKVNQRYFINVAGIGFDGAVLQASQGRKSYFPKLSYLLQTLEHLWGYQGQALEVSALNSGKLKAKDGYKPDGEPVHKPDCKPEPELPALIESCQRPSFVLAIANGKYFGGAMMIAPHANVQSDALAYCHIQDCRWSDKLINLLRIFSGAHLNAPIVAAGQIHHGLNILTSGIPMEADGEWLGLSPAEITVCPNALKLRGLNIELHRGLVA from the coding sequence ATGAATAAAGTGCTAAAAAAAGTGCTGCTGGTGGTCAACCCCATGGCTAACAAGCACAAGGCTTCGTGGCAAACTACGCTTATCCAAGCATTAGCACTTAGGCAGTGGCCTTATCAGCTGTATCAGACCTCTTCATGCTTGATCCAGAACCAAGCCTTTTTCAGTGACAATTTAGCGCAATTTAGTGATGTAATAGTGCTAGGTGGTGATGGCACCCTGCATATTGTGGCCAATTGCTTGGCTTATACCGATATCCCCATGAGCTTTATTCCCTGTGGCACGGGCAATGACTTTGCCAGAAGTTGGTACGGTGATATCAGTGATGAACAGCTACTTGGATGTGTGCTAGACGGGCAGGTGAACAGCATCAGCCTAGGTAAAGTCAATCAGCGCTATTTTATCAATGTTGCCGGTATAGGCTTTGATGGCGCTGTGCTGCAAGCAAGCCAAGGGCGTAAAAGTTATTTCCCCAAATTGAGTTATTTACTGCAAACCCTAGAGCACCTGTGGGGCTATCAAGGCCAAGCGCTTGAAGTGAGTGCCCTTAACAGTGGCAAGCTGAAAGCTAAAGATGGGTATAAACCTGATGGTGAACCTGTCCATAAACCTGATTGTAAGCCTGAACCCGAACTTCCGGCGCTGATTGAAAGCTGTCAGCGGCCAAGCTTTGTACTCGCCATCGCCAATGGCAAGTATTTTGGTGGTGCCATGATGATAGCGCCTCATGCAAATGTGCAATCTGATGCATTGGCTTATTGCCATATTCAAGATTGCCGCTGGTCAGATAAACTCATTAACCTGCTGCGAATATTCTCAGGTGCCCACTTAAACGCCCCCATAGTCGCGGCGGGGCAGATCCATCACGGGCTCAATATACTCACTTCGGGGATCCCCATGGAAGCCGACGGTGAATGGCTAGGTTTGAGTCCTGCAGAAATAACAGTCTGTCCAAATGCATTGAAACTCAGAGGCTTAAACATTGAGTTGCATAGAGGATTAGTTGCTTAG
- a CDS encoding zinc ribbon domain-containing protein YjdM, giving the protein MSDVIPPCPKCESPYAYSDGTLLICPECANEWNPNEVVVDPDAIILKDAVGNLLAEGDKVTLIKDLKVKGSSLVLKVGTKAVINRFVAGDHDIDCKVDGNGQMMLKSQFVKKQN; this is encoded by the coding sequence ATGAGCGATGTCATCCCACCATGCCCTAAATGTGAATCACCTTATGCCTATTCAGACGGCACCTTACTTATTTGCCCAGAATGCGCTAATGAGTGGAATCCCAATGAAGTGGTGGTCGATCCCGATGCCATCATACTTAAAGATGCGGTAGGCAATTTATTAGCCGAAGGCGATAAGGTCACGCTGATCAAAGATTTGAAAGTCAAAGGCTCTTCATTGGTGTTAAAAGTCGGCACTAAAGCCGTCATCAACCGTTTTGTCGCCGGCGATCACGATATCGACTGCAAAGTCGACGGCAACGGCCAGATGATGCTCAAATCACAATTCGTGAAGAAGCAGAACTAA